One Leucobacter muris DNA segment encodes these proteins:
- a CDS encoding metal ABC transporter substrate-binding protein gives MPHTSHTLRFAKPAVLGGAALAAALLLASCSGSAEAGGGSGELKVVATTTQLTDFAGQVGGDDIELTGLLAPGGSAHHFDPTPADLLVLGEADVLIVNGAGLETFIDSAIEASGFDGEVVTAADGLDPELLREITAEGGEAHDHDHDHAEEDHAHAADEADAHAHDEAEGDHAHDDHAEEEHDHDHGDVNPHIWTSPRNASGMVREIAAGLGEADPAHADDYAARAEAYFQQLGDLDTWVTAQFERVPAEDRVLVSGHDSLRYYLHDYGIEFAGSILPSFEDNAEPSAADIDALVASIKEHGVKAVFVESSMSPKLAQTIASEAGVEVVDAESLYADSLGAPGDGDGDVSTDTYIGATVHNTRVILEAWGVAPEPLPASLQG, from the coding sequence ATGCCCCACACCTCACACACGCTCCGTTTCGCGAAGCCCGCCGTGCTCGGCGGCGCCGCGCTCGCCGCCGCTCTGCTGCTCGCCTCGTGCAGCGGATCGGCCGAGGCCGGCGGCGGATCCGGCGAGCTCAAGGTCGTCGCGACCACCACCCAGCTCACCGACTTCGCCGGACAGGTCGGCGGCGACGACATCGAGCTCACCGGCCTGCTCGCCCCCGGAGGCTCCGCCCACCACTTCGATCCCACCCCGGCCGATCTGCTCGTCCTGGGCGAGGCCGACGTGCTCATCGTCAACGGCGCCGGGCTCGAGACCTTCATCGACAGCGCCATCGAGGCGTCGGGCTTCGACGGCGAGGTCGTCACCGCGGCCGACGGCCTCGATCCCGAGCTGCTGCGCGAGATCACCGCGGAGGGCGGCGAGGCCCACGATCATGATCACGATCATGCCGAAGAGGATCACGCGCACGCCGCCGACGAGGCCGACGCGCACGCCCACGATGAGGCCGAGGGCGACCACGCTCACGACGACCACGCCGAGGAGGAGCACGACCACGACCACGGCGACGTGAACCCCCACATCTGGACCAGCCCCCGCAACGCATCCGGCATGGTGCGGGAGATCGCCGCGGGCCTCGGCGAGGCCGACCCCGCGCACGCCGACGACTACGCCGCGCGCGCCGAGGCGTACTTCCAGCAGCTCGGCGACCTCGACACCTGGGTCACTGCGCAGTTCGAGCGCGTGCCCGCCGAGGATCGCGTGCTCGTGAGCGGCCACGACTCGCTGCGCTACTACCTCCACGACTACGGTATCGAGTTCGCGGGATCGATCCTGCCGAGCTTCGAGGACAACGCCGAGCCGAGCGCGGCCGACATCGACGCCCTCGTGGCCTCGATCAAGGAGCACGGCGTGAAGGCCGTCTTCGTCGAGTCGTCGATGAGCCCGAAGCTGGCGCAGACGATCGCCTCCGAGGCGGGCGTCGAGGTCGTCGACGCCGAGTCGCTCTACGCCGACTCGCTCGGCGCTCCGGGCGACGGCGACGGCGACGTCAGCACCGACACCTACATCGGTGCCACCGTGCACAACACGCGTGTGATCCTCGAAGCCTGGGGCGTTGCGCCCGAGCCGCTTCCCGCTAGTCTGCAAGGGTGA
- a CDS encoding amidase: protein MSEFPGTAVDLQTALRTGGISARETAEHFLGRIAERPDLGAFVTVTAEQALAEASAADARFTALTPEERAVPGALPALHGLPIAHKDLVEVAGAPTTRGTAALPAVVAEHDHTGVAVLRAAGTVSLGKTQVPELGLNAYSENLVAAPARNPFDPERTPGGSSGGSAASVAAGLLPVAPGSDGGGSIRIPALACGLIGLKPGLGTVPTDVIGGPLDDFGAPKLVVSGPLARTVEDAALLLDAMTGSPTPALAAVREAEGLTALRIGMSAASPFEAAHPTPISAEARAAYEAAAAGLAAHGHHVEQASIAYDPRYTEVFTSCWMAGLSLIELTPEAEARLTPFTRVFRERALTTPRETHLRAAEELRGIAAGLRAEWGRYDVVLTPGLAALPPRIGAFAELDADADYRAQCEWTPFTSMVNVSGLPAIAVPMLDAPNPDGAGRLPMGAQLIGRPGSETLLLQLAAQLTAA, encoded by the coding sequence ATGAGCGAATTCCCCGGCACCGCCGTCGACCTGCAGACCGCCCTGCGCACCGGCGGGATCTCCGCGCGCGAGACCGCCGAGCACTTCCTCGGCCGCATCGCCGAGCGCCCCGACCTCGGCGCCTTCGTCACCGTGACCGCCGAGCAGGCGCTCGCCGAGGCTTCGGCCGCCGACGCCCGGTTCACGGCGCTCACGCCCGAGGAGCGCGCCGTGCCGGGCGCTCTGCCCGCGCTGCACGGTCTGCCGATCGCGCACAAGGACCTCGTCGAGGTGGCGGGCGCTCCCACCACGCGCGGCACGGCCGCCCTGCCCGCGGTCGTCGCCGAGCACGATCACACCGGCGTCGCCGTGCTGCGCGCAGCCGGAACCGTCTCGCTCGGCAAGACGCAAGTGCCCGAGCTCGGCCTCAACGCCTACTCCGAGAACCTGGTCGCGGCGCCGGCGCGCAACCCGTTCGACCCCGAGCGCACGCCCGGCGGCTCGTCGGGCGGCAGCGCCGCCTCGGTCGCCGCCGGCCTGCTGCCCGTCGCCCCGGGCAGCGACGGGGGCGGCTCGATCCGCATCCCCGCCCTCGCCTGCGGGCTGATCGGACTGAAGCCGGGCCTCGGCACCGTGCCCACCGACGTGATCGGCGGCCCCCTCGACGACTTCGGGGCGCCGAAGCTCGTGGTGAGCGGCCCGCTCGCCCGCACGGTCGAAGACGCGGCGCTGCTGCTCGACGCCATGACGGGCTCGCCGACGCCCGCTCTCGCCGCCGTGCGCGAGGCGGAGGGGCTGACGGCCCTGCGCATCGGCATGAGCGCCGCCTCGCCCTTCGAAGCGGCGCACCCCACCCCGATCTCGGCAGAGGCGCGCGCCGCCTACGAGGCCGCCGCGGCCGGGCTCGCCGCGCACGGGCACCACGTCGAGCAGGCGTCGATCGCCTACGACCCGCGCTACACCGAGGTCTTCACGAGCTGCTGGATGGCCGGGCTCTCGCTCATCGAACTGACCCCCGAGGCCGAGGCGCGCCTCACGCCGTTCACGCGCGTCTTCCGCGAGCGCGCCCTCACGACGCCCCGCGAGACCCACCTGCGCGCCGCCGAGGAGCTGCGGGGCATCGCGGCGGGCCTGCGCGCCGAGTGGGGCCGGTACGACGTGGTGCTCACGCCCGGCCTCGCAGCGCTGCCGCCGCGCATCGGGGCCTTCGCCGAGCTCGACGCCGACGCCGACTACCGCGCGCAGTGCGAGTGGACGCCCTTCACCTCGATGGTCAACGTCTCGGGCCTGCCCGCGATCGCGGTGCCGATGCTCGACGCGCCGAACCCCGACGGGGCCGGGCGGCTCCCGATGGGCGCCCAGCTGATCGGCCGCCCCGGCTCGGAGACCCTGCTGCTGCAGCTCGCGGCGCAGCTCACCGCGGCCTGA
- a CDS encoding Gfo/Idh/MocA family protein, which produces MSERVMPQPVVPDPHAGPSLRWAILGTGWIAARFVEALQQHTSQRVVAVGSRTAARAEEFAARYGIERACGGYEELVASDADIVYVATGHLDHFAHASLALAAGKPVLIEKPMTPRLAEARALAAYARSRGLFAMEAVWSLALPRFSVVRQVLERGLLGDVVEVHANLGERLVGHHRAMDPAQGGGAMNDIGTYVMMFANEALPGLRVLAAHGQRCAAPGAQGRGAIGQFHALLGDDADRQATVSASMLADTPTTAYIAGTEATLSLDAPFYQPGGVAVRFHDGEQLRYEEPALAHTQLFWEALEAARCIDAGLTESPLRPLDRTLATLALMEQARELMGDPIDPLP; this is translated from the coding sequence ATGAGCGAGCGGGTGATGCCGCAGCCGGTCGTGCCCGACCCGCACGCCGGCCCCTCGCTGCGCTGGGCGATCCTCGGCACCGGCTGGATCGCGGCCCGCTTCGTGGAGGCGCTGCAGCAGCACACCTCGCAGCGCGTCGTCGCGGTCGGATCGCGCACCGCTGCCCGCGCCGAGGAGTTCGCGGCCCGGTACGGCATCGAGCGGGCCTGCGGCGGCTACGAGGAACTCGTGGCGAGCGATGCCGACATCGTCTACGTGGCGACCGGGCACCTCGACCACTTCGCGCACGCGTCGCTCGCGCTCGCGGCCGGCAAGCCGGTGCTCATCGAGAAGCCGATGACGCCGCGGCTCGCCGAGGCGCGAGCGCTCGCGGCCTACGCGCGATCGAGAGGGCTGTTCGCCATGGAGGCGGTGTGGTCGCTCGCGCTGCCGCGGTTCTCGGTGGTGCGCCAGGTGCTCGAGCGGGGCCTGCTCGGCGACGTCGTCGAGGTGCACGCGAACCTCGGCGAGCGACTCGTGGGCCATCACCGCGCGATGGACCCCGCGCAGGGCGGCGGCGCGATGAACGACATCGGCACCTACGTGATGATGTTCGCGAACGAGGCGCTGCCCGGCCTGCGGGTGCTCGCCGCGCACGGGCAGCGCTGCGCGGCCCCCGGGGCGCAGGGGCGGGGCGCGATCGGTCAGTTCCACGCGCTGCTGGGCGACGACGCGGATCGCCAGGCGACCGTGAGCGCCTCGATGCTGGCGGATACGCCCACGACGGCCTACATCGCGGGCACCGAGGCGACGCTCTCGCTCGACGCGCCCTTCTACCAGCCCGGCGGGGTGGCGGTGCGCTTCCACGACGGCGAGCAGTTGCGCTACGAGGAGCCCGCGCTCGCGCACACCCAGCTGTTCTGGGAGGCGCTCGAGGCGGCCCGCTGCATCGACGCCGGGCTCACGGAGTCGCCGCTGCGCCCGCTCGACCGGACGCTCGCGACGCTCGCGCTCATGGAGCAGGCGCGCGAGCTGATGGGCGACCCGATCGACCCGCTGCCGTAG
- a CDS encoding Gfo/Idh/MocA family protein, translating to MRIGIIGTGVMGAFHAQCLHAQVSGATVTAVADPDPERAGAAAAAIGAIALSDPHELIAHPEVDAVLIASPDFLHAEQTLACIAAGKPTLCEKPLSYSVDEAERVVAAHRAAVGEGGSRGRAASEGATGAVASAAHGAPRGAGIPLVHQGFMRRFDPDYVAQKRAVASGAHGRPVMVRSVGRGVSSGPGATDESVIFNSAIHDLDLVPWLLDSPVTEVSWHAPAAPSATGGGLRDPFLLLLRTADGALSTVEIFLNARYGYDMRCEVVCETGAVAITEPHRLAVSSALTTSTGIPDDFRPRFAEAYRLELQEWVTALNEGRAPALATVEDGATATRVAAAAVASMRAGGAFAPVAQAGGAR from the coding sequence ATGAGGATCGGCATCATCGGCACGGGTGTGATGGGAGCCTTCCACGCGCAGTGCCTGCACGCGCAGGTCTCGGGTGCGACGGTCACCGCGGTGGCCGATCCCGACCCCGAGCGCGCCGGCGCCGCGGCGGCCGCGATCGGCGCGATCGCGCTGAGCGACCCGCACGAACTCATCGCCCACCCCGAGGTCGACGCGGTGCTCATCGCGTCGCCCGATTTCCTGCACGCCGAGCAGACGCTCGCCTGCATCGCCGCGGGCAAGCCCACGCTCTGCGAGAAGCCGCTCTCGTACTCGGTCGACGAGGCCGAGCGGGTGGTGGCGGCGCACCGTGCGGCGGTGGGCGAGGGCGGATCCCGAGGGCGCGCGGCGTCCGAGGGCGCGACCGGTGCGGTCGCTTCGGCAGCCCACGGCGCGCCGCGAGGCGCCGGCATTCCGCTCGTGCACCAGGGCTTCATGCGCCGCTTCGACCCCGACTACGTCGCGCAGAAGCGCGCCGTCGCCTCCGGCGCGCACGGCCGGCCCGTGATGGTGCGTTCGGTGGGGCGCGGCGTCTCGTCGGGCCCCGGTGCCACCGACGAGTCGGTGATCTTCAACTCGGCGATCCACGACCTCGACCTCGTGCCGTGGCTGCTCGACTCGCCCGTGACCGAGGTGAGCTGGCACGCGCCGGCCGCGCCGAGCGCGACGGGCGGCGGCCTGCGCGACCCCTTCCTGCTGCTGCTGCGCACGGCCGACGGCGCGCTGTCGACCGTCGAGATCTTCCTGAACGCGCGCTACGGCTACGACATGCGCTGCGAGGTCGTCTGCGAGACGGGCGCGGTGGCGATCACCGAGCCGCACCGGCTCGCGGTCTCGTCGGCGCTCACCACGAGCACCGGCATCCCCGACGACTTCAGGCCCCGCTTCGCGGAGGCGTACCGCCTCGAGCTGCAGGAGTGGGTGACCGCCCTGAACGAGGGCCGCGCACCCGCGCTCGCGACCGTCGAGGACGGCGCGACCGCCACCCGCGTCGCCGCCGCCGCGGTGGCGTCGATGCGGGCCGGCGGCGCGTTCGCGCCCGTGGCGCAGGCCGGGGGCGCGCGATGA
- a CDS encoding SDR family oxidoreductase — protein sequence MQNLMAGKILLVTGGTQGLGLAIAEAAAREGATGIAIVGRSAEKAERAAAAIRDRAIGGGPEGAARAESGVEVLAIAADLAAPGEAERTVTETIERFGRVDSLVNAAGATSRGTLLDTTRELLDEHLTVNLVAPFMTMQAAVLDMRRRGAPGTILNIISMAMHGGQPYLAPYTASKAGLAGLTRNAAFAHRFDRVRINGLNIGWTATPGETVTQRTFHGADADWLARAEAAQPMGKLGQPDEIADAVVFLLSERSGVVTGSIIDWDQNVPGAYDQ from the coding sequence ATGCAGAACCTGATGGCGGGCAAGATCCTGCTGGTGACCGGCGGCACGCAGGGCCTCGGCCTCGCGATCGCCGAGGCGGCGGCACGGGAGGGCGCGACGGGGATCGCGATCGTGGGCCGCAGCGCGGAGAAGGCCGAGCGGGCCGCGGCCGCGATCCGGGATCGCGCGATCGGGGGCGGCCCCGAAGGCGCGGCGCGCGCCGAGTCGGGCGTCGAGGTGCTGGCGATCGCGGCCGATCTGGCCGCCCCGGGCGAGGCCGAGCGCACCGTGACCGAGACGATCGAGCGCTTCGGCCGCGTCGACAGCCTGGTGAACGCCGCGGGCGCGACGAGCCGCGGCACCCTGCTCGACACGACGCGGGAGCTGCTCGACGAGCACCTGACCGTGAACCTCGTGGCGCCCTTCATGACGATGCAGGCAGCCGTGCTCGACATGCGGCGGCGTGGTGCGCCCGGCACGATCCTGAACATCATCTCGATGGCGATGCACGGCGGTCAGCCCTACCTCGCGCCCTACACCGCGTCGAAGGCCGGGCTCGCGGGGCTCACCCGCAACGCCGCGTTCGCGCACCGATTCGACCGCGTTCGCATCAACGGCCTCAACATCGGGTGGACGGCCACGCCCGGCGAGACGGTCACGCAGCGCACGTTCCACGGCGCCGACGCCGACTGGCTCGCCCGGGCCGAGGCGGCGCAGCCGATGGGGAAGCTGGGGCAGCCGGACGAGATCGCCGATGCGGTCGTGTTCCTGCTGAGCGAGCGCAGCGGCGTGGTGACGGGGTCGATCATCGACTGGGACCAGAACGTGCCCGGCGCCTACGATCAGTAG
- a CDS encoding Gfo/Idh/MocA family protein has product MSEPLRIGLLGASRIAELAITDASRATGDVRAAVAARDPERARAYAAEHGYGGIRESYEALVADDSLDLIYIGLPNGLHAEWTARALEAGRSVLVEKPFAANLAEFDAVASRLASSSGWAWEAFHYADHPAVQRLVDLVRHGDAGAGLSEGIGELREVEVRMHMPAPPASDPRWSFELAGGTMMDLGCYALNALLLLGDAMGAPVELETAEAEPYAGDERVDAAVDARLTLGDVPATVRTSMNSSRWDFGLRVTGSLGEVLLPNFVKPQEDDRLIVRTTTGAGVEERVERAGTVSSYAYQLRRIRRELRGGERPAEPLARSRRTMALIDAIYTASGLPLRPGRLD; this is encoded by the coding sequence GTGAGCGAGCCGCTGAGGATCGGACTGCTGGGCGCCTCGCGCATCGCCGAACTCGCGATCACCGACGCGAGCCGCGCGACGGGCGATGTGCGGGCCGCGGTCGCGGCGCGGGATCCCGAGCGCGCCCGCGCCTACGCCGCCGAGCACGGCTACGGCGGCATCCGCGAGAGTTACGAGGCGCTCGTCGCCGACGACTCGCTCGACCTGATCTACATCGGCCTGCCGAACGGTCTGCACGCCGAGTGGACGGCGAGGGCGCTCGAAGCCGGGCGCTCGGTGCTGGTCGAGAAGCCCTTCGCGGCGAACCTGGCCGAGTTCGACGCCGTCGCGTCGCGGCTCGCGAGCTCGAGCGGCTGGGCCTGGGAGGCGTTCCACTACGCCGACCATCCCGCGGTGCAGCGCCTGGTCGACCTGGTGCGGCACGGCGACGCCGGAGCCGGCCTTTCGGAGGGCATCGGCGAGCTGCGCGAGGTCGAGGTGCGCATGCACATGCCCGCCCCGCCCGCGAGCGACCCGCGCTGGAGCTTCGAGCTCGCCGGCGGCACCATGATGGATCTCGGCTGCTACGCCCTGAACGCCCTGCTGCTGCTCGGCGACGCGATGGGCGCGCCGGTCGAGCTGGAGACGGCGGAGGCGGAGCCGTACGCGGGCGACGAGCGGGTCGACGCCGCCGTCGACGCGCGGCTGACGCTCGGCGACGTGCCCGCGACGGTGCGCACGAGCATGAACAGCTCCCGGTGGGACTTCGGCCTGCGGGTGACGGGCAGCCTGGGCGAGGTGCTGCTGCCGAACTTCGTGAAGCCGCAGGAGGACGACCGCCTGATCGTGCGCACGACGACGGGGGCCGGTGTCGAGGAGCGCGTCGAGCGCGCCGGCACGGTCTCGTCGTACGCGTACCAGCTGCGCAGGATCCGCCGCGAGCTGCGGGGCGGCGAGCGCCCCGCCGAGCCGCTCGCGCGATCCCGCCGCACGATGGCGCTCATCGATGCGATCTACACGGCGAGCGGCCTGCCGCTGCGCCCCGGCCGGCTCGACTGA
- a CDS encoding sugar phosphate isomerase/epimerase family protein, which produces MNARIASAPISWGVIEVPDWGVQLDRERVLSEMVGLGIAATEFGPEGFLPDAPAERAAALAEAGLQAVGGFFPVVLHRADEDPLPVIERELEAYAAAGAGTMVLSAVTGEEGYDGAAELSDEEWAALLANLDRALDAAAAVGVVATLHPHLGTVVETPEAVARVVEGSRIGLCLDTGHYTLGGGDPVDFVTRHADRIVHAHLKDVSLDVAGRVRAGEIDYREGVRQGMYRALGSGDARIGEIVAALRGAGYDGWYVLEQDTVVENDDDAVRALDNARRSVEFIRQAVAA; this is translated from the coding sequence ATGAACGCACGCATCGCATCCGCGCCCATCAGCTGGGGCGTCATCGAGGTTCCCGACTGGGGGGTGCAGCTCGACCGCGAGCGGGTGCTCTCGGAGATGGTGGGCCTCGGGATCGCGGCCACCGAGTTCGGGCCCGAGGGCTTCCTGCCCGACGCGCCGGCCGAGCGGGCCGCGGCGCTCGCCGAGGCCGGTCTGCAGGCGGTCGGCGGGTTCTTCCCCGTGGTGCTGCACCGGGCCGACGAGGACCCGCTCCCCGTGATCGAGCGCGAGCTCGAGGCGTACGCGGCGGCCGGCGCCGGCACCATGGTGCTGTCGGCCGTGACGGGCGAGGAGGGCTACGACGGCGCCGCCGAGCTGAGCGACGAGGAGTGGGCGGCCCTGCTCGCGAACCTCGACCGCGCGCTCGACGCCGCGGCCGCGGTGGGCGTCGTGGCCACCCTGCACCCGCACCTCGGCACGGTCGTCGAGACGCCCGAGGCGGTCGCGCGCGTGGTCGAGGGGTCGCGCATCGGACTCTGCCTCGACACCGGCCACTACACGCTGGGCGGCGGCGACCCCGTCGACTTCGTGACGCGGCACGCCGACCGCATCGTGCACGCCCACCTCAAGGATGTGAGCCTCGATGTCGCGGGCCGGGTGCGCGCCGGCGAGATCGACTACCGCGAGGGGGTGCGGCAGGGCATGTACCGGGCGCTCGGCTCCGGCGACGCCCGCATCGGCGAGATCGTCGCCGCCCTGCGCGGCGCGGGCTACGACGGCTGGTACGTGCTCGAGCAGGACACGGTGGTCGAGAACGACGACGACGCGGTGCGCGCGCTCGACAACGCGCGCCGCAGCGTCGAGTTCATCCGGCAGGCGGTCGCGGCGTGA
- a CDS encoding Gfo/Idh/MocA family protein codes for MQTNEDGTTTIGVGLISVGWMGQLHSRAYTNLRYAYPDLKIRPRLVHAADPASARAEEAVEVLGYERASADYRDVLNDPEVDVVSICAPNFLHAEIGVAAARAGKHFWIEKPVGRGEHETREVAEAAAEAGVVSSIGFNYRHAPAVEYLRELVAEGRLGRITNVRGQMFADYSADPRGALSWRFVRGLAGNGVLGDLMGHLVDLVQYALGPIREVSALTSTVYVERPELPMGTGTHFAVIEDGEMKPVENEDYAAMLVRLSDDASASGAVGTLEASRVAVGPRASYGIEVYGTEGSAHWDFERMNELHLSGGLGAENQGYTRIMARPGMGDFGRFQPGAGTAMGYDDLKVIEAKKFLQAVLGREALNSNIQDALSAAQVVTAAERSAESRGWEQSSPVAGTTASTRV; via the coding sequence ATGCAGACGAACGAAGACGGCACCACCACGATCGGCGTCGGGCTCATCAGCGTGGGCTGGATGGGGCAGCTGCACAGCCGTGCCTACACGAACCTGCGCTACGCCTACCCCGACCTCAAGATCCGCCCCCGTCTCGTGCACGCGGCCGACCCCGCCTCCGCCCGCGCCGAGGAGGCCGTCGAGGTGCTCGGCTACGAGCGGGCCTCGGCCGACTACCGCGACGTGCTGAACGACCCCGAGGTCGATGTCGTCTCGATCTGCGCCCCCAACTTCCTGCACGCCGAGATCGGCGTCGCCGCCGCGCGCGCAGGCAAGCACTTCTGGATCGAGAAGCCCGTCGGCCGAGGTGAGCACGAGACCCGCGAGGTGGCCGAGGCCGCGGCCGAGGCCGGCGTCGTCTCGTCGATCGGATTCAACTACCGGCACGCGCCCGCCGTCGAGTACCTGCGCGAGCTCGTCGCCGAGGGCCGGCTCGGCCGCATCACCAACGTGCGCGGCCAGATGTTCGCCGACTACTCGGCCGACCCCCGCGGCGCGCTGTCGTGGCGCTTCGTGCGCGGCCTCGCCGGCAACGGGGTGCTAGGCGACCTGATGGGGCACCTCGTCGACCTCGTGCAGTACGCGCTCGGCCCGATCCGCGAGGTCAGTGCGCTCACCTCGACCGTCTACGTCGAGCGCCCCGAGCTGCCCATGGGCACCGGCACGCACTTCGCCGTCATCGAGGACGGCGAGATGAAGCCCGTCGAGAACGAGGACTACGCCGCGATGCTCGTGCGCCTCTCGGACGACGCCTCGGCCTCGGGCGCGGTCGGCACGCTCGAGGCGTCGCGCGTCGCGGTCGGCCCGCGCGCCAGTTACGGCATCGAGGTCTACGGCACCGAGGGCTCGGCCCACTGGGACTTCGAACGCATGAACGAGCTGCACCTCTCTGGCGGCCTCGGCGCCGAGAACCAGGGCTACACCCGCATCATGGCCCGCCCCGGCATGGGCGACTTCGGCCGTTTCCAGCCCGGCGCCGGCACCGCGATGGGCTACGACGACCTCAAGGTGATCGAGGCGAAGAAGTTCCTGCAGGCCGTGCTCGGGCGCGAGGCGCTGAACTCGAACATCCAGGACGCGCTGTCGGCCGCGCAGGTCGTCACCGCGGCCGAGCGCTCCGCCGAGTCGCGCGGCTGGGAGCAGAGCTCCCCGGTCGCCGGCACGACCGCCTCGACGCGGGTCTGA
- a CDS encoding MFS transporter produces the protein MLVAASGFAVVTYVAPVIGWVQGGGGLLTTAWAMLAFGIGMNLGNLGAGWLADRAAVAAFWVAGGAGAVGACLLLVPGIGWAGAAAGLLLIGAMLGGGSPAGQVLFLRELRRFPRLASSMPSGTANLGSFVGSLAGAGLLAGVGPGALPYGALGLLGIGLLLFAVRGIRGPFFGADR, from the coding sequence GTGCTGGTCGCCGCGAGCGGGTTCGCGGTCGTCACCTACGTCGCCCCCGTCATCGGGTGGGTGCAGGGCGGCGGGGGTCTGCTGACGACGGCGTGGGCGATGCTCGCGTTCGGGATCGGCATGAACCTCGGCAACCTCGGCGCCGGGTGGCTGGCGGATCGGGCTGCGGTCGCTGCGTTCTGGGTCGCGGGAGGCGCGGGCGCGGTTGGGGCGTGCCTGCTGCTGGTGCCGGGCATCGGCTGGGCGGGCGCGGCAGCGGGGCTGCTGCTGATCGGCGCGATGCTGGGCGGGGGCAGTCCCGCGGGCCAGGTGCTGTTCCTGCGCGAGCTGCGCCGCTTTCCGCGGCTCGCGTCGTCGATGCCGTCGGGCACCGCGAACCTCGGCAGCTTCGTCGGGTCGCTCGCGGGCGCGGGGCTGCTCGCGGGCGTCGGCCCGGGCGCACTGCCGTATGGGGCGCTGGGGCTGCTCGGGATCGGGCTGCTGCTGTTCGCGGTGCGCGGGATCCGCGGCCCGTTCTTCGGCGCTGACCGATGA
- a CDS encoding MFS transporter, with the protein MSGHRRLRGAILIAALVCGGFGIGVSEFIVMGLLPQIAADLLPTLYASRPEAALAASGGLASAYALGVVAGMVSTPIVIRCLSERGALLVCAGGMLLFTVLTAFAPSLPVALALRFLAALTHASFIGVGAMAGAHMLGHTRYGRGSAIVHGGLAAANLLGVPVLTAMGQAADWRLIVGGASLLFAVPFVALLRVAPPAGAVYEPGLRSAAIGRRPGCSCSGLRRCWSPRAGSRSSPTSPPSSGGCRAAGVC; encoded by the coding sequence ATGTCCGGTCATCGCCGTCTTCGGGGCGCGATCCTGATCGCCGCCCTCGTGTGCGGGGGATTCGGGATCGGCGTCAGCGAGTTCATCGTGATGGGGCTGCTGCCGCAGATCGCCGCGGATCTGCTGCCGACGCTGTACGCGAGTCGCCCGGAGGCGGCGCTGGCGGCGAGCGGCGGGCTCGCCTCGGCCTACGCGCTGGGCGTGGTGGCGGGCATGGTGTCGACGCCGATCGTGATCCGATGCCTGTCCGAGCGCGGCGCCCTGCTCGTCTGCGCGGGCGGCATGCTGCTCTTCACCGTGCTCACGGCGTTCGCCCCGTCGCTGCCGGTGGCGCTCGCGCTGCGGTTCCTCGCGGCGCTCACGCACGCGAGCTTCATCGGGGTGGGTGCGATGGCGGGCGCGCACATGCTCGGGCACACGCGCTACGGCCGGGGTTCGGCGATCGTGCACGGCGGGCTCGCCGCGGCGAACCTGCTGGGGGTGCCGGTGCTCACGGCGATGGGGCAGGCGGCCGACTGGCGGCTGATCGTGGGCGGCGCGTCGCTGCTGTTCGCGGTGCCGTTCGTGGCGCTGCTGCGCGTCGCACCGCCTGCGGGGGCGGTGTACGAGCCGGGGCTGCGGTCGGCGGCCATCGGCCGGCGCCCGGGCTGTTCGTGCTCGGGGCTGCGGCGGTGCTGGTCGCCGCGAGCGGGTTCGCGGTCGTCACCTACGTCGCCCCCGTCATCGGGTGGGTGCAGGGCGGCGGGGGTCTGCTGA